In Mycolicibacterium alvei, a single window of DNA contains:
- a CDS encoding MFS transporter: MARTEADRSVSPALPAPRRAGVLIAGLSLVALTVAILQTAVVPILGIIAQQLNTTSVSVSWAVTANLLAAAATTPLIGRLADLHSKKRVLLGVLVVVLAGSVLAAVTASVPLLIAARILQGASYALYPISIAILREELPEERLVSAMSVLSGTLGFGGGVGLVVTGLLMSGDAGYHRVFWLTTAFTAVVIVVAIVIVPNRRPDAAGAIDWLGAVGLAIGLSSMLLAITQGNSWGWSHPGTVGFLVGGVGVLIGWWWWERRAADPLVSTTMLARRPILLTNLATILVGMGLYFAFLGLTQFVQMSREMAGYGFGATVLEASVYFLLPGALTGFLVALVSGRYIDRYGARRVLVVAALAGIAGFVMLAVAHDRPWQVVLAGVLANAYISLGYGALPALVVSEVDTGETGIATSMNAIARTIGSSVAAAVVAVLLGHQMVPSEVSFVTIFVAGAVTAALAMALIAVSRAPDRHGDSVQTLSESRAMNHEWG; encoded by the coding sequence GTGGCCAGGACCGAAGCTGACCGGTCCGTCTCCCCCGCGCTTCCGGCACCGCGCCGCGCCGGTGTCCTCATTGCCGGCCTGAGCCTGGTGGCTCTCACCGTCGCCATCCTGCAGACCGCGGTGGTCCCGATCCTCGGGATCATCGCCCAGCAGCTGAACACCACTTCGGTGTCGGTCAGCTGGGCCGTCACCGCGAACCTGCTGGCCGCAGCGGCCACGACCCCACTGATCGGGCGCCTTGCCGACCTCCACAGCAAGAAGCGTGTCCTGCTGGGCGTACTGGTGGTCGTGCTGGCGGGTTCCGTGCTGGCTGCGGTCACCGCCTCGGTGCCGCTGCTGATCGCGGCACGCATTCTGCAGGGCGCGTCCTATGCGCTCTATCCGATCAGCATTGCGATCCTGCGTGAGGAACTCCCCGAAGAGCGATTGGTCAGTGCGATGTCTGTGCTGTCCGGAACGCTGGGATTCGGCGGCGGCGTCGGCCTCGTCGTCACCGGCCTACTGATGTCGGGCGACGCCGGGTACCACCGGGTGTTCTGGCTGACCACCGCCTTCACCGCCGTCGTCATCGTGGTCGCCATCGTGATCGTGCCCAACCGCCGACCGGACGCGGCTGGGGCGATCGACTGGCTGGGTGCCGTCGGCCTGGCGATCGGCCTGTCGTCGATGCTGCTGGCGATCACCCAGGGCAACTCGTGGGGATGGAGTCATCCGGGCACGGTCGGCTTCCTCGTCGGCGGGGTCGGTGTGCTGATCGGCTGGTGGTGGTGGGAGCGACGGGCGGCCGATCCCCTGGTGTCGACCACGATGCTGGCCCGCAGACCCATTCTGCTCACCAACTTGGCCACGATCCTGGTCGGAATGGGCCTGTACTTCGCCTTTCTCGGTCTCACCCAGTTCGTGCAGATGTCGCGTGAGATGGCCGGCTACGGATTCGGCGCCACCGTGCTGGAGGCAAGCGTCTACTTCCTCCTTCCCGGAGCGCTCACCGGTTTCCTGGTGGCGTTGGTCAGTGGCCGCTACATCGACCGCTACGGCGCGCGGCGAGTGCTGGTGGTGGCCGCCCTGGCCGGCATCGCGGGATTCGTCATGCTGGCCGTCGCGCACGACCGTCCCTGGCAGGTCGTCCTGGCCGGAGTACTGGCCAACGCCTACATCAGCCTCGGATACGGCGCGTTGCCCGCGCTCGTGGTCAGTGAGGTGGACACCGGTGAGACGGGCATCGCCACGAGCATGAACGCCATTGCACGAACCATCGGCAGTTCGGTGGCGGCGGCGGTCGTGGCGGTGCTGCTCGGGCATCAGATGGTGCCTTCGGAAGTCAGCTTCGTGACGATCTTCGTCGCGGGTGCGGTCACCGCGGCACTGGCGATGGCGCTGATCGCGGTATCCCGGGCACCGGACCGCCACGGTGACTCCGTGCAGACCCTGTCCGAATCCCGTGCGATGAACCACGAGTGGGGCTGA